The proteins below are encoded in one region of Myxococcales bacterium:
- a CDS encoding type IV toxin-antitoxin system AbiEi family antitoxin domain-containing protein, with the protein MSGVDQPFKEARAVFEGQGGMLRMAEAIERGISRYTLYAMRDAGIIERMSRGLYRLTDLEPLGNPDLVTCARRIPHGIICLTSALAYYELTTQVPHVVDVAIRMDREAPRVDYPPVRLWWLSKKTFDAGIVEHSIDGAKVKMYTAEKSITDAFKFRGKIGSDVAVEALRNWYIKPGRDLGALQRYAKICRVTNVLRPYLEALQ; encoded by the coding sequence CTCGTGCAGTGTTTGAAGGGCAGGGCGGAATGCTTCGAATGGCCGAGGCAATCGAGCGTGGCATCAGCCGATATACTCTTTACGCTATGCGTGATGCCGGAATCATAGAACGCATGTCCCGAGGGCTGTATCGCCTTACGGATCTTGAACCGCTAGGGAACCCAGACCTCGTGACTTGTGCTAGACGCATTCCTCACGGAATCATTTGTCTCACTTCCGCGCTCGCCTATTACGAACTTACTACGCAGGTGCCCCACGTCGTTGACGTTGCTATCCGTATGGATCGCGAAGCTCCCCGGGTCGACTACCCACCTGTGCGCCTATGGTGGCTTTCTAAGAAAACGTTCGACGCAGGGATAGTCGAGCACTCTATCGATGGAGCCAAAGTAAAGATGTACACTGCTGAAAAATCTATTACCGATGCTTTTAAGTTTCGCGGAAAGATTGGAAGCGATGTGGCTGTGGAGGCACTTCGAAACTGGTATATCAAACCGGGCCGTGACCTGGGTGCACTACAGCGCTATGCAAAAATTTGTCGTGTGACCAACGTGCTGAGACCCTACCTAGAGGCTCTACAATGA